In the Streptomyces sp. NBC_00193 genome, CGGCGGCCGCCGCACGGGGTGCGCCCCGGAGACCACGCGGCCCCGTACACCGGACCGCAGACGGCCATGATGTACGGCCTGGTCTTCGTGTCGCTGATCGAGACGGTGGCGCTGGCCGTCCTGATCCCCTGGCCGGCCGTGCACCGGGTGGTGCTCGTCCTCGACGTGTACGGGGTGCTGCTGATGCTCGCCCTGCACGCCGCCTGCGTGACCCGGCCGCACGTCGTACGGCCCGACGGGACCCTGCGCATCCGCTACGGAGCCCTCTTCGACCTGACCGTCCCGCCGGACGCGGTGGCCTCGGTCCGGGTGGACCGGCGCTACCCCGAGGGGCGTCTCGTCACCCTCTCCGAGGACGGGGTGCTCGACCTGATCGTCGGCAGCCAGACCACCGTCACCGTCGAACTGACCCGCCCGCTCGCCTTCCGCCGCCCGCTCGGCGCCCGGGCCGAAGCCCGCGTGATCCGCTTCCACGCGGACGAGCCCCGTGTGCTGGTCGCGGCACTGCGGCAGCCCGCACCCCCGTGACGGGCCGCCGCCGTGCCGACGGTGTGCGCCGAGCGTGACAAGCCGGTGCGCGCTTGTCTTGTCGAAAACGGCACGGCTGGAAAACGACGCCGCCGACGGGACGGGCGGGACGGACGGGACGGGGGAGGTGCGGGGGAGAGGCCCTAGCGGATCAGCCCGAAGGTGGTGGCCGCCACGGCCGCGCCCACCGCGGTGCCCGCGAGAACCTGGGCGAGGGTGTGGTCCTTCAGCTCGACCCGGGACCAGCCGACGACGGCGACCAGCGGGTACGCGAGCAGCAGCCAGGGCCCGTAGGTCATGGCGAGCATGGCGACGCTCCCGGAGGAGACGGCCGCGTGCACGCTGATCTTCCAGGCGGGGGTCACGGCGAGCAGGGCCGCGAGGGTGACCAGCATGGCCGCGATCAGCGCGATCATCGTGCGGGGGGAGCCGAGGAGCGCCATCAGCAGGATGCCGGTGGCGACCGAGCCGATGATGAACACCATCACGACGATGCGCTGTTGCCGCTGGCCGACGTGCCGGTCGGCCCAGCGGCCGCGCCGGATGCCGTACTTGATGAAGGCGAGCGGGATGACGGCGGCGAACAGGCAGCCCAGGAGCCCCCAGCCGATCCCGGCGAGGCCGGCGGTGTGCCAGCCGATCAGGAGGGTGTCGGCGATGATCCAGGTCTTGGGATCGAGCCCGTCGGTGATCAGGCGGGCGGATCGGGACTCGGTGGGCTGGGTGAGCGTGGCGGTCACGCCGTGGCCTCCTGGCTGGTCGTGGTGAGGAACTCGTCGGCCACGGCGGAGTGGTAGATCCGGGCGAGCTGGATGAGGCGCAGCACTTCGGTGCCGAAGTCGAGGTCGTCGATGCCGACGGTGGCCGCGGGCTCCTGGGTGCCGCGCAGCGGCAGGACCCCGCGGGCCTTGCCCTCGCGGGCCGCCCGCATCCAGAGCGCTTCGGCCGCCGGGCTCGTCGCCGGGTCGAAGCCGGCCGCCAGGGCGGCGCGTTGCGCGCGCTCGCGGACGTCGTTGGCGGTGTAGGCGTCCAGGGTCAGGGCGGCGTCGCGGATCTCGATCACCCGCCGGTACAGCCGCAGCCGCGGGCTGCGCAGGAGGCCGGTCTTCAGGACGATGTCGGGGGTGACCGCGGTCAGGTCCTGCCAGAGCGGCTGGAGCTGCCGGTGGTGGCGGCCGTCCTGGACGGTGCGCCAGGCCACGCCGAAGGCGGGGATGCTGCTCCCGATCAGGATGAAGCCGATCGCCAGGTACTTCAGGGCGTCGGTGACGTTGTCGACGGCGATGTCGCTGGTGTCGTCCGTGAGGCCCGCGAGGCGGGTCGCGATGTACCCGGCCCGCAGCAGCGTGTAGAGCACGCCGACGGCGGTTCCGATGCCCATGAGGCGGACGCCGGTCCGCAGCCACAGGGCGCTGGCGTGCCGGGCGCTGCCCCAGAACAGCCAGGTGGCGGTGGCCATGGCGATGCCGAGGTAGACGACGAAGAGGAGGTAGTAGGCCGTGGCCCAGCCGTTGCCGGCGGTCTCCTCGAAGAAGTCGGTCATCTCGTGGGGCCGCGGGACGAAGAACGCGAAGAGCACCCCCATGGCCGTCATCGCGGTCAGGGCGGCGTAGTGGCGGGCCCGCAGCCGGCGGCCGGTCTCCGGGCGGGCGATGGCGACGACGAAGTCGACGACCGCGCCGGCCGCGATCATGCCCAGCCAGTGCTTGACGAGGGTGGAGAGGTTGTTGACGCCCGCCCAGTCGTCCAGGGTGCGCATCACGCCGGGGAGGCGGAGCGTCATGGAGACGGTCAGGGCGGCGAACGCCGTCCACAGGGCCCGCTGCTTGACCGACCGGACGGCGGAGGGAGCGCGCCAGACCGTCACCGTCCAGAGCATGACCAGGATGGCGATTTCGAGGTGTTTCACTTCACGACCACGTGTTTCGAACGGGGTGCCCGAGGGCGTCATGGAGGCGTACGAGACGGTCCTCGGCCTCGCTGTCACTGGAGGTCGACTGCGTCGTGTTGTAGCGGCCGGCCCGCTCGTGGATGAGCGTGGCCAGCGTCTCGGCCTGCCGCTCCTGCGGGCTGGCGAACTTGCTCCGCCCCATGAGGTGCGCCAGGCGGTCGATGTCGAGGCCGAGTTCCTCGTCGATCGATTCGGTCATGCGGGCCACGTTGCGGATCCGGGCCGCCTCGCTGCGGATGATCGAGGCCACGGGCAGCTCGGGGCGGTCGATCCCGGAGACGGCCGTGTGCGTACGCGTCAGCAGGCGCTGGAAGTGCTCGGAGGCCCGGGCGATCTCCCGGTCCGACGGCTGTTCGGGGATGTCCAGTTCGGGAGCGACGTGGCCGAGCAGCATGTGCGAGATCTCGTGGAGGACGATCTGGACCTTGAGGATCTCGGCCGCGACGGCGTCGTAGAAGACGAGGTCGGCGACGTCCAGTCCGAGCCAGATCCCGCAGGGCAGGGCCGGGTCGGGGGGCCCGTCGAGGGGCAGCAGGATCAGCGGCCGGCCGCGCTGCGCGGCGATCCCCTCGCAGAAGGCTTCGAGGTCGAACGGCCGGGGGATGACGAGCCGGTCGGCGACGGCGGCGCATTCCGCGTCGGCGCGCTTCCACCAGCGCATGGTCGCCCTCCCCGCCCGTCGTCGCTCCAGTCCGCACACCCGATCGGGTTTGAGAGTAACCGGAAGCGCACCAGGGGCTTACTGAGGGCGTACGGGTGGCCGGAATACGGCTGACAGGCTGCGGCGCGTGGCTGATTCGCGCCTAGGGGTGCCCGGCCCGACCGGCAGGACGCCCTCCTAGGACTCCTTGCCGCGGCGACGGCGGGGCTTCACATCCGGAAGCCCTTCGGCCTTCCGGAGCTGCTTGATCAAGCCGGTGACGGAACGCATGGAACCGGCGGACAGCCCGCTCAGGCGGAAGGCCGCGGCCTTGACCTGTTCGTCCTCCAGGACCTGGGCGAACTCGTCGGCCGCCGCGGCCTTGCCCATCTCCTCGCGCAGCCGCGCGATCCGCTCCTCGATCCGCTGCTCGATCGCCTGGGCGTTCTCTCCGTCGGCCAGGTATCCGACGGTGACGCCGAAGAAGTTGGCGATGGCGCGGATCGAGTCGATGCCCGGGTTCGGGTTGTTGTTCAGGCGGATGGTCTGGACGGTGCCGTGCGAGACGGAGGGGCCGGACAGCTTCTTGGTGCCCTCGGCGATCTCCTGGTACGTGTACGGACCGCGGCCCGCAGGATGGATCGTCTCGATCAAGAAGCCGAGGCGGTCACCCATGGTGTCCCGCCGGCCGGTGGGGGTCTCCTCACCCATCACCGTCATCGCTCCCGTCTGCTGCTGGATCTCATAGTCCAGTACTAAATCATCGCCAACATTATCTACCTGCCTAGATGGCTTTCGCCACACAGTGCAACGAACTGCGTCTACCCAGCTAGCGGACCCAGTGGAATGTGACCCACGCCATATTGCCCCCAGGGCGCCCCGCGGGACCTTGACAGGGCATGCGTGCGGCGGCGTATCTTCGTCCAGCCGTCTAGCGCACTAGATAGATCGGCACTCAATCGCTCGGCGCGCAGCGTCTAGCCGACTGAGTGGCCGGGCCGGTGGGCGGCGACGGAAGGGGGAGGAGCCGCAATGCCGTCACGGCGGCAGGCTCCAGGTGCAGGACCAGGGGGGGGCGGAGCGCTCGCTCGGGGGCTGGGGTACGGGGGTCCTCAGCCCTGGGCGGGCGAACCGCTCGACGACGGGAGCCGACGCCCGTCGTCGGGGTCCGGCGGAATTCCAACGGGGGAGCCGCCGCCGGACGGTACGGTCCGGCTGCGACCCGGGACGCGATCCGAGGCGCGCCCCGGGTCGCGATCCGGTGAAGGCCGGGATCCGGTGAAGGCAGGGATCAGGCGAAGGCAGGGATCTTGCGGTGCCGATGGCCGGCCTAGCCCGTCAGCATCACGCTGCTGACGCGGCCCGCCATCCGGTCCAGTGCCGAACCGGGCGCCAGCCCGCCCCGCAGCAGGACGAACCGGGACGGGGGCAGCCCCGTCATCGCCTTCACCTCGCGGCTCAGGTGCGCCTGGTCGTGATAGCCGCACGCCGCCGCCACCTGCGCGGCCGCCGTCCCCGCCGCCAGCATCCGCAGCGCGTGCTGCAGCCGGAACACCCGGGCCATGGCCTTGGGGGACAGGCCCACCTGCTCGCGGAACCGCGCCCGTACGGTACGGGCGCTCCACCCCGTCGCGGCGCTCACCCGGGTCAGGGAGCGGGTGTTCGCCCAGAGCCCGGCGAGGGCTCCGTCGACCTCGGGCGCCGGGGAGGGTCCGCCGTCGAGGCGCGCGCAGAACAGTGCGTCGAGCAGTGCGAACCGCTCCGTCCACGAGGGGAGCGCCTGGAGCCGTTCGGTGAGGTCGCGGCCCTGCCGTCCGAGCACCTCCACCAGGTCCACGTGGGCGTCCTCGAAGTGCCACATCGGGATGCCGAACAGCCGGTGGCAGCCCTGCGGGGTCATGTTCACCTCCAGCCCGTGCACGACCCCCGAGTGCACGCCGATCGCCGGCACCGTGCGCGGTCCGCTGATCATCGCCCGGGCGGCGGGCCGCAGTCGGGCGCCGGCGAGGTCCTCCGTACGGGAGACCCACAGGCCCTCGGAGAAGCTGAAGACCAGGGTCACGCAGCCGGTGGGCAGCTCCAGGCGGCGCCTCGGGGCGGTGAACTCGGTGTGGAAGCCCGTGTAGTTGATGATCAGCGGCCTCAGCGCGGCGGCCGGCGGGCGGCGGCGGGCCGATCTGCTGCCCGTGGCGGCGGCAGGCACGGTGCATACGTCGAAGGTGTCGACCGATCCCATGTCCGGTCCCTCTCCCCGCTGTTGCGCGGCCGGTGATGCCGCGCGGTCGGCCGATGATGCCAGGCGGTGGGGCGCAATGGCCAGAGCGGTCCCGCAGCGGATCCGGTCCGCCGCACCTGCCGGCGGGCCGGGCCGTGATGTCAGGATGCGTGCATGACGGAGACCATCAAGGGGGAAACCTTCCGCTCAGCGGCGAGTCGATGCGCGTCGCCGTCGTCCACCGCGACGACGGGCCCGGCTCGCCCGCTGTCGACGCGGCCGCGCTGCTGGTCGGGGCGGACGGCAAGGTCAGGGGCCGGGGTGACCTGGTGTTCTACAACCAGCCCGAGCACGCGGCGAGCGCCGTACGGCTGTTGGGCGACGCCCGGGGCGAGGGCGGGGTGACCGCGGACTGGCTGGAGATCGATCCCGGCCGCGTCGAGCCGTGCGTGGAGCGGATCGTGGTCGCGGCGTCCTGCGACGGCGGGACCTTCGGGGAGGTCGAGAACCTGTACCTGCGGGCGGTCGGCGCGGCCACGGGGGAGCAGCTCGCGCTGTACGCCGTGGAGGGGGCGACGACGGAGACCGCGATCCTGCTGGGCGAGTTCTACCGCAGGGACGGGGGATGGAAGTTCCGTGCGGTGGGACAGGGCTACGCGTCCGGGCTGCCGGGCCTGGCCACCGACTCGGCTTCACGGTGCCGGACGAGGAGCTCCCCGCCCCGGCGCCGTTCCCCGACCGGCTCCCGCCCCCGCCGCCGCTGCCGGTGCCGGTCGCGCCGGACCCGGCGCCGGAGGGGCGGCTCAACGCGCTCCCCTTCGAGTTCGGGAAGGAGTTCCCGACGATCCGCCGGTCCGGCCTGGGCCCCGGCATCGTGGAGGTCGACATCCCGCTCCCGCGCGGCTTCGTGGTGGTCGACCTGGTCAAGGAGGGAGCCGGGTACGTGAAGGTCACCCTCCTGAAGCCCGAGGGCCGCAGGAGGACGGACATCATGGCCAGCCGGATCGACGATCTCTCCGGCCGGACCGTCTTCCGCAACCTCGGCGACTTCCCGGTGCGGCTGGAGGTGCACACGCGGTGCGCCTGGACGCTCACCCTGCGGCCCGTGACGGTCGTACCCGAGCTCGTCGACAGGGTCGAGGGGCGCGGGCCGGACGTACTGGCCCACAGCCACGACCTCCTCGACATCAAGGTCAGGAACCTCGGGAAGGAGGAGGAAGAGCGGGGCCACATGGAGGTGCACGCCGTCCGGAACAACGACAACCGCGAGCGCGTCTTCCACCGCCCGGACCGCGGCCGGGGCATCGCCACGCTCCCCCTGAGCCCGCGCCTCCTGATCATCAACGCTCCCGGCCCCTGGTCCATCGAACCCACGCACCTGAACGCCGTCGGCTTCTGGCTCCGCCACCGCTGACCTGGGCCCTCTCGGCCAGCCCGGAAACAGGGGCGGGGCGTCGCCCGGCGACGCCCCGCCCCGACACACCCGCTAGGCCGGCGCGAAGAGCACCTTCGCCCGCCCCGGGTCCGCCTCCGTCAGCCTGACCCTGATCCGGTCACCCAGCGGCAGCTCCTGCGCCGTGGACTCCACGCGGCCGATCACCGCCGGCTCCTCCAGGTGGACCGTGCCGACCAGCGGCTCCTGGTCCTTGACGTCGATGACCGTCGCCTCGAAGGTCTCCCCGACGCGGTCCTTGAGCAGCGCCGCCTCCACCAGGTCCACGGACTCCCGCTCCGCCGAGTTCGCCAGCCGGGTCCCGTCCGACATCTCCTTCGGCAGGGCGTCGAGCGCCTCCAGCGCCCACCCCGGGGGTTCGGTCCCGGCGACGGCCGCCACGCACAGCTCGCCCGTGTACCGGTCGACGAGCCGGCGCAGCGGCGCGGTGCAGTGGGCGTACGGGGCCGCGACCGCGGCGTGCAGGACGGGGTCCGGGGTCCGGCCGCCGGTGAAGACGGTGTAACCGGCGCCGCGCAGCAGGGCCGTGCACTCCTGGAGGAAGGCGGCGTGGGCGGGCCGGTGCGGATCGAGCCCGCGCACGAGCTCCGCGTACGGGACGTGGTGCGGCCACTCGATCCGCAGGGCCTTCGCCGCCCGGCGCAGCCGCCCGACGGCTCCGTCGGGGGCCGTCGGCAGGGTCCGTAGGATCCCGGTCCCGGCGGTGAGCATCAGCTCGGCGGCCGCCATGCCGGTCATCAGGGAGATCTGCGCGTTCCAGCCGTCGGCCGGCAGCGGAGCCCGGTAGACCAGGCTGTACGAGCCCTCGTGCTCGACGATCTCCTGCTCGGGCACGTTCAGCGAGATCCCCCCGCGCTCCGCCTCCAAGGCCTCGCGCAGCCGTCCGATGTCCTTCAGCAGGGCCAGCGGCTCCTCGGCGGTGCCGCCGTCGATGGACTTCTGCACGCCGTCGTAGTCGAGCTTGGCCCGGCTGCGCACGAGCGCACGGCGCACCTCCGTCCCCTCCACCCGCCCCTCGGCGTCCAGGTCGAGCCGCCACAGCAGGGCCGGGCAGGTCTGGTCGGGGAGCAGGCTGGCCGCGCCCTCCGAGAGCACTGCCGGGTGCAGGGGGACCTTCTCGTCGGGGAAGTAGAGGGTGGTGACCCGGCGGTGGGCCTCGGCGTCGAGGGCGCCGCCGGGGGTGACGTAGGCGGCGACGTCGGCAATGGCGTAGTGGACCCGGTAACCGCCGGAGGGGCGCTTCGCCAGGTGCATGGCCTGGTCCAGATCGCGCGAGGCCGGCGGATCGATCGTGAAGAAGGGGATGTCGGTGGCGTCGAAGTCCGGCAGGCGGGGGGTGCGCACCGCCCGCTCGGCCTCGGCGAGTACGGGCGCCGGGAACTCCTCCGGCACCTCCAGCTTCGTCCGCAGTTCACGCAGCGCGGCCCGCAGAGCAGCCCCGTCTGCGCCGGTCATGATCATATGACGGCGTGGCATGAGCCGAGCCTATGGCCGGTGGGCCCGGGCGGCGCGGTGAGCCGTCTACCCTGGTCGGGGGCCGCACCCCCGCCGCTGTGCCGTGCCCGTCCGAAGGAGAACCACCGTGCTCGTCCTGCTGCCGCCGTCCGAAGGAAAGGCCGCCGGCGGCTCCGGCGCACCGCTGAAGCCGGAGACGCTCTCGCTGCCGGGGCTGGCCGCGGCCCGCGCCGCAGTGCTGGAGGAGCTGGTCGAGCTGTGCGTGGGCGACGAGCTGAAGGCCCGCGAGGTGCTCGGCCTGAGCGAGGGCCTGCGCGGTGAGGTCGCCAAGAACGCGGAGCTGCGGACGGCGGTCGCCCGCCCGGCCGGCGAGATCTACACGGGCGTCCTCTACGACGCGCTGGGCCTGTCGACCCTCACGCCGGCGGCGGCGTCGCTGGCCGCGGAATCCCTGCTGGTCTTCTCGGGCCTGTGGGGAGCGGTCGGGATCGCGGACCGCATCCCCTCCTACCGCTGCTCGATGGGCGTGAAGCTGCCGGGGCTGGGGGCGCTGGGCGCGTTCTGGCGCGAACCGATGGCCTCGGTGATGCCGGAGGCGGCGGGACAGGGGCTGGTCCTGGACCTGCGGTCCTCGGCGTACGCCTCCGCGTGGAAGCCGAAGGGTGAGGTGGCGGGGCGCACGGCCACGGTCCGGGTCCTGCACTCCCAGATGGTCGACGGCGTCGAGAAGCGGTCGGTGGTGAGCCACTTCAACAAGGCCACCAAGGGCCGCCTGGTCCGCGACCTCCTGTCGGCGGGCGCGGTCCCCGCGTCCCCGGCGGAGCTGGTGACGGCCCTGCGCGACCTGGGCTTCACGGTGGAGGCCGAGGCCCCGGCCAAGCCGGGCAAGGCCTGGTCCCTCGACGTGATCGTCACCCAGATCCACTGACGGAGCCGGCGGGCGGGGATCCGCTGCGCGGGGCTGCCCGGGCGCTGCCCGGACCCGGTCCTCAAACGCCGGCGGGGCTGGATTTTGGCGGGCGTCAGCCGGTACGTCCAGCTTCGCTGGCGTCGGGTCTTTTCAGCCGTCCGGCGTTTGAGGACCGGGGTCTGGGGCGGAGCCCCAGGGCGGGTCCGGGCAGCGCCCGGGGAACGGGCGAAGGGCGGGTAGGGGAACTCCGCCCCGCGCAGCGGCCAGGGCAAGGTGCGGCGCCGCTGCCGGGGGCCGGCCCCCGGACCCCCGCGCCTCAAACGCCGGCGAGGCTGAAGGTGCTCAGCGGCCCAGGGGCCAGGCGACCGTGGCGGGGGCGCGGTCCGAGGCTCCGGCGTAGGTGGCGCACGCGTCCGTGAGGGTTTCCAGCAGGGTCAGCGGATCGACGAGCGGATGCTCCATGCCGCGGAGCCAGGTCACCGCGAGGTCCCCCGGCAGTGCGGCCGGCGGCACCAGTACGTAGCTGCCCCGGCAGTGCCAGCGCAGTCCGGGGTGCTCGTCCATCGTCTCGGGGTGGCAGTCCAGTTCGCAGGGCCACCACTCGTCCTCGTCCTCGGGGGTACCCCGGGTCGCGGTGAAGAAGAGCATCCGGGCCTGGTCGCCCGTACCGCCGGACTCGGCTACCGGCCCGACCTCGATGCCGGCGGACAGCAGGCGGTCCAGCGCGCTGTGGCCGGCTTCCAGGGGGACGTCCAGGACGTCGTGGACCATGCCGGTCGCGGTGATGAAGTTGGCCGCGGGCTGGTTGCGGGCCCAGCGTTCGACCTGTGCGCGGTCCGTCGTGGACTGCGTCTGCCAGGCGAAGGAGATGGGGTGTCGCGCGGGCGTCGGACAGCCGATCCGGTCGCACGAACACCGATAACCGGCCGGATGTGCGGCGGGTGAGATCGGCAGACCCGCCGCGGCGACGGCCAGCAGCAGGGCTTCGCGTTCTCGTGCGGGGTCCTCGGCGTCGGGTTTGGGCTTGCGGCGCAGCCACTGGGAAATCCTGCTCTGCTCGCCGCGTTTGACGCGGCCCGACTCAGACCCCATCTATCCCCTCACCTACACCGTTGCCCCGGTAGACCCTCACATGTTCCCACCATCCTGGTCGCCGGGTGACCGCACCCCCCGACCAGGGCTCCCACATAACCACAGAAATCGGCCATATGTTCTCGGCCATCAGGGGGTCATGACTTATCCCACCCCACCCCGGCCCCGCCCAGCACCGCGTCCACCAGCGCCTCCGCGTACGCGTGCGTGAGCGGCGCCGTGCGCATCAGCCAGCGGTACGTCAGCGGTCCGACCAGCATCTCCACGGTCAGCCGCAGATCGGTGTCCGGCGGGAGCTGCCCGGCCTCGCGGGCCGACCGCAACCGCTCCTCGTACAGCGCGAGCTGGGGTTCCAGCAGCCGTTCGGTGAAGCGCGCCCCGAGTTCGGGATCGGTGGCGCCGGCCGCCGTCAGGGCGCGCACGGGGGCCGCGTACCGCTCGTCGGCGAACTCGTCCACCGTCGCCCGCATGACGGACTTCAGGTCGGCGGCCAGGTCCCCGGTGTCGGGGAAGCCCCACGCCCCCTCGGGCTGCGCGTCCCCGGCGAGCGCGAGCGAGGCGTCCAGCAGGACCGCGGCCTTCGACGACCACCAGCGGTAGATGGTCTGCTTGCCGACTCCGGCGCGGGCGGCGATGGCCTCGATGGTCAGCTTGTTGTAGCCGACCTCCCCCACCAGATCGAGCGCCGCGTCCAGGATGGCCCGCCGCGAGCGGTCGCTGCGGCGCGTGGCGTCCGGGGGCCGGGGGGCGGCGGCGGGGCCGGTGCCGGCGGCGGCGTCGGGAGCAGGGAGGGGACTGGAGCTCATTTCGGCAACTTATCAACCGTGAACCGCTCGTCTTTCAGCCGTTCGGGAAACCACCCAATCAGTTCACTGCGCGGTTCCCGCCGAGGAGAGACGATTCTCTTCTCATCACCGTGAGGAGCCTTCATTGCACAGAGACGCCACACCCCGGCGCTACCTGATGTGCCCACCCGCGCACTTCAAGGTCACGTACTCCATCAACCCGTGGATGGACCCCACGAAACCGGTGGACCTGCCCCTGGCCATGGCCCAGTGGGAGGACCTCCGCGACCGCTACCTGGCCCTCGGCCACACCGTCGAGACGCTCGTCCCCGACCGCGGACTGCCCGACATGGTCTTCGCGGCGAACGGCGCCCTCGTCGTCGACGGCCGGGTGCTGGGCGCGCGGTTCGCCTACCCCGAGCGGGCCGCCGAGGCGGAGATCCACCTCGACTGGTTCCGCGGGCACGGCTTCCAGGACGTCCACGAGCCGTCCCACGTCAACGAGGGCGAGGGCGACTTCGCCGTCACCGCCACCTACATCCTGGCCGGCCGGGGCTTCCGCTCCAGCCCGCTCTCGCACGACGAGGCCCAGGAGTTCTTCGGCCGACCGGTCATCGGTCTCGACCTGGTCGACCCGCGCTACTACCACCTGGACACGGCCCTGTCCGTGCTCGACGGCGACGAGGTCATGTACTACCCGGGGGCCTTCTCCGAGGGCAGCCGCGCGGTGCTGCGCCGGCTCTTCCCCGACGCGCTGATCGCGCAGGCCGAGGACGCGGCCGCCCTCGGGCTCAACGCGGTCTCGGACGGCCGGCACGTGCTGCTCCCGCAGGAGGCGACCGGGCTCTTCGCACCCCTGCGGGCGCGGGGGTTCGAGCCGGTCCCGATGGACCTGGGGGAGCTGCTCAAGGGCGGCGGCAGCGTGAAGTGCTGCACGCAGGAGCTGAGGCCCTAGCCGGCGGCGGGTTCCGACGGGCCTGGGCCGGCCCTGCGGGCTCAGGCTCAGGCCCTGCCGGCTCAGGCCACTGCGGGCCGAGGCCCTGCCGGCTCAGGCCCCGGGGCTCAGGACTCCTGCGGGGGCGGCCACTCCTGGCCCCAGTCGGCGTTCCGCGCGGCCTTGTACAGGTCGCCGTGGCGCTTGGTCACGTTGACCCGGGTCTGGCCCTCGCTCTCGGGTCCGCACAGCTCCAGCTGGACGAGCCCCTTCCGGATCTGCGGCCTGCGCGTGATCCGGGAGGCGGCCGGCTCCACCGGGAAGCGGGTGGCGGCCACGTAGCTGAACTTCTCGTCCTCGTAGGAGAGGGAGCCGCCCTTGACCTGGCGGTGCAGCGAGGACCGGCTGACCCGGGCCGAGAAGTGGCACCAGTCCTTGCCGACCTCGATGGGGCAGGTCCCGTCGTGCGGGCACGGGGCGGCGACCTGCAGCCCGGCCTCGATCAGCTGGTCGCGGGCCTCGCGGATGCGCAGGTACCCCTCCGGCGTGCCCGGCTCGACCACCACCACGGCCTGACCGGCCCGCGCCGCCTCGGCGACCACCTCGCGGCGGGCCTCCGGGGTCAGTTCGCCCAGGACGTACGAGACCGTCACCAGGTCCGCCCCGGGGAGCTTCATCCCCGCCCCGATGACGCTCTGCCGCCACTCGGCGGCCCGCAGCGTGGCGGAGGAGGAGGCCGCGGCCAGCTCCTTGCCGAGCACCAGCGCCGGATCCGCCCAGTCCAGTACGGCCGTCTCGCGCGGCCCGCCCCAGGTGGCGTCCGCGGCCCAGGCCGCCGCGCCGGTGCCGCCGCCCACGTCCACGTGCGAGGCCGGGGACCAGCCCGGGGCAGCCTCGGCGAGCCCGTCCAGGGCGGACCGTACGGCCTCGAAGGTGGCGGGCATCCGGTACGCCGCGTACGCGGCCACGTCGGAGCGGTTGCGCAGGACGGGGGTGTTGGTGGGGATCTGGCCGCG is a window encoding:
- a CDS encoding MAB_1171c family putative transporter, translating into MKHLEIAILVMLWTVTVWRAPSAVRSVKQRALWTAFAALTVSMTLRLPGVMRTLDDWAGVNNLSTLVKHWLGMIAAGAVVDFVVAIARPETGRRLRARHYAALTAMTAMGVLFAFFVPRPHEMTDFFEETAGNGWATAYYLLFVVYLGIAMATATWLFWGSARHASALWLRTGVRLMGIGTAVGVLYTLLRAGYIATRLAGLTDDTSDIAVDNVTDALKYLAIGFILIGSSIPAFGVAWRTVQDGRHHRQLQPLWQDLTAVTPDIVLKTGLLRSPRLRLYRRVIEIRDAALTLDAYTANDVRERAQRAALAAGFDPATSPAAEALWMRAAREGKARGVLPLRGTQEPAATVGIDDLDFGTEVLRLIQLARIYHSAVADEFLTTTSQEATA
- a CDS encoding XRE family transcriptional regulator, which codes for MTVMGEETPTGRRDTMGDRLGFLIETIHPAGRGPYTYQEIAEGTKKLSGPSVSHGTVQTIRLNNNPNPGIDSIRAIANFFGVTVGYLADGENAQAIEQRIEERIARLREEMGKAAAADEFAQVLEDEQVKAAAFRLSGLSAGSMRSVTGLIKQLRKAEGLPDVKPRRRRGKES
- a CDS encoding helix-turn-helix domain-containing protein; protein product: MGSVDTFDVCTVPAAATGSRSARRRPPAAALRPLIINYTGFHTEFTAPRRRLELPTGCVTLVFSFSEGLWVSRTEDLAGARLRPAARAMISGPRTVPAIGVHSGVVHGLEVNMTPQGCHRLFGIPMWHFEDAHVDLVEVLGRQGRDLTERLQALPSWTERFALLDALFCARLDGGPSPAPEVDGALAGLWANTRSLTRVSAATGWSARTVRARFREQVGLSPKAMARVFRLQHALRMLAAGTAAAQVAAACGYHDQAHLSREVKAMTGLPPSRFVLLRGGLAPGSALDRMAGRVSSVMLTG
- a CDS encoding RNB domain-containing ribonuclease — translated: MPRRHMIMTGADGAALRAALRELRTKLEVPEEFPAPVLAEAERAVRTPRLPDFDATDIPFFTIDPPASRDLDQAMHLAKRPSGGYRVHYAIADVAAYVTPGGALDAEAHRRVTTLYFPDEKVPLHPAVLSEGAASLLPDQTCPALLWRLDLDAEGRVEGTEVRRALVRSRAKLDYDGVQKSIDGGTAEEPLALLKDIGRLREALEAERGGISLNVPEQEIVEHEGSYSLVYRAPLPADGWNAQISLMTGMAAAELMLTAGTGILRTLPTAPDGAVGRLRRAAKALRIEWPHHVPYAELVRGLDPHRPAHAAFLQECTALLRGAGYTVFTGGRTPDPVLHAAVAAPYAHCTAPLRRLVDRYTGELCVAAVAGTEPPGWALEALDALPKEMSDGTRLANSAERESVDLVEAALLKDRVGETFEATVIDVKDQEPLVGTVHLEEPAVIGRVESTAQELPLGDRIRVRLTEADPGRAKVLFAPA
- the yaaA gene encoding peroxide stress protein YaaA; translated protein: MLVLLPPSEGKAAGGSGAPLKPETLSLPGLAAARAAVLEELVELCVGDELKAREVLGLSEGLRGEVAKNAELRTAVARPAGEIYTGVLYDALGLSTLTPAAASLAAESLLVFSGLWGAVGIADRIPSYRCSMGVKLPGLGALGAFWREPMASVMPEAAGQGLVLDLRSSAYASAWKPKGEVAGRTATVRVLHSQMVDGVEKRSVVSHFNKATKGRLVRDLLSAGAVPASPAELVTALRDLGFTVEAEAPAKPGKAWSLDVIVTQIH
- a CDS encoding bifunctional DNA primase/polymerase: MGSESGRVKRGEQSRISQWLRRKPKPDAEDPAREREALLLAVAAAGLPISPAAHPAGYRCSCDRIGCPTPARHPISFAWQTQSTTDRAQVERWARNQPAANFITATGMVHDVLDVPLEAGHSALDRLLSAGIEVGPVAESGGTGDQARMLFFTATRGTPEDEDEWWPCELDCHPETMDEHPGLRWHCRGSYVLVPPAALPGDLAVTWLRGMEHPLVDPLTLLETLTDACATYAGASDRAPATVAWPLGR
- a CDS encoding TetR/AcrR family transcriptional regulator, with amino-acid sequence MSSSPLPAPDAAAGTGPAAAPRPPDATRRSDRSRRAILDAALDLVGEVGYNKLTIEAIAARAGVGKQTIYRWWSSKAAVLLDASLALAGDAQPEGAWGFPDTGDLAADLKSVMRATVDEFADERYAAPVRALTAAGATDPELGARFTERLLEPQLALYEERLRSAREAGQLPPDTDLRLTVEMLVGPLTYRWLMRTAPLTHAYAEALVDAVLGGAGVGWDKS
- a CDS encoding small ribosomal subunit Rsm22 family protein, encoding MNDTATTTAETLRSALAGLLEGLPQKQATAAVERLIANYRGQIPTNTPVLRNRSDVAAYAAYRMPATFEAVRSALDGLAEAAPGWSPASHVDVGGGTGAAAWAADATWGGPRETAVLDWADPALVLGKELAAASSSATLRAAEWRQSVIGAGMKLPGADLVTVSYVLGELTPEARREVVAEAARAGQAVVVVEPGTPEGYLRIREARDQLIEAGLQVAAPCPHDGTCPIEVGKDWCHFSARVSRSSLHRQVKGGSLSYEDEKFSYVAATRFPVEPAASRITRRPQIRKGLVQLELCGPESEGQTRVNVTKRHGDLYKAARNADWGQEWPPPQES